ACTTTGAAATCTCCTGTAAGCCAGCTTGCTAACTCTGTTGTTAGACCAAGATTAAGATTGAATCTTTGGTTGGTTTCGTTGTTGATTTTCATTACACCTTCCTGATTAGCAAGACCTAACGAAACAATAAAGGAGCTTTTTTCACTCAGAGAACCTTGTGCTGATAAATTGTGAAGTGTTTGTACCGCATTCTTTTTTAACATTTCATCATGCGGATTCCAAATTCTGTAGAAATATTCTTTTCCTCCAATAATATCAAAATCTTCTCCTAAGATCATGTTTTTATCATTAGGATTTCTAGTTGCAGCGTATTTTTCTTTCCAGTTAATAATACCAGGCAATAATGTTTTATAGTTCATACCAAAAGATTCTGGATTTGCATTACCAGCTCTGGCTTGTGCCTCAATCATTGCAGGAAGCTCAACTGTTGGATCATTAAATTGAACTAAAGAAATAGGATTACTCCATCCTGTATTGTTGCTGTAAGCGAATCTCACTTTGCCTTTAGCATTTTTACCACTTTTAGTAGTAATTAATATTACTCCAAATGCAGCACGAGCACCATAAATAGAAGCAGAAGCAGCATCTTTAAGTACAGACATCGATTCTACGTCTTCTGCATTTAGCATTGATAAATCGCCCGGAACACCATCAACTAAAATAAGTGGAGATCCTGAAGCTTCTCCATTTACAATTGTTCCCATACCACGAATATTAACGCTTGATTGTTTGCCTAAGTTCCCTGAATTATTAGTGATATTAAGTCCCGGAGTAGTTCCTTGTAAACCTTTTGTAATGTCAGTAACGGGAATACTTCCTAAAGCTTTTTTAACATCTACTTTTGCAACTGCTCCAGTAAGATTTGCTTTTTTCTGAGAAGCAAAACCTACAACAACAACTTCATCCAGTTTTGAAGTACTTGGAGAAAGGTCAATATTTACTTTTTGTTGCCCTTCAATTTTTACAGCTATGGTTTCAAAACCCATATAACTGAAGCTAAGGCTTCGTCCTGGCGCTATACTGATACTGTAGTTACCGTCAAAATCAGTAGTAGTTCCATTAGAGGTTCCCTGAATCATTACGCTGACACCAGGTATGGGGAATCCGTCTGCTTTGTTTTTTACTGTTCCAGTGATTGTTTTTGTTTGCCCAAAAGTTGCTTGAATGAACAAAACCAACAATGAAATAAGAAATAGTTTTTTCATGATTACTTGGTTTTTTTTAATGGTTGTTGAGCAAATATATTTATTTATTGCATACAAATGCATTTTTATTGTTAATATTTTTTTAAAATCTTTTGAATAACGCAAAATAACGCATTTTTTGAGTGTGTAATTTTTCTTGTTTTATTTTTTGAGTTAAAACATGCAAACTGTTGCAGTAATTCGGCTTGCTTTTATATTTCAATAAAATTATTTGATATATTTGCCTGAATTTAAACTTTTAATAATATGCTGAAAGCCGAAAGACATAAATATATCATGACTAAACTTGTTGAAGAACAGAAAGTTGTCACAACTGATTTGGCTTTGGCTTTAGATTTGTCTGAGGATACCATTAGAAGAGATTTAAACGAACTGGATAGTAAAAAGCTGTTAGAGAAGGTTTATGGTGGTGCTGTACAGGTAACAGAAAAATCTGCAGACGTTTTTAATATTACTATATCAGACGAAGAAGAAAAAATAAAGATTGTTACAAAAGCACTGTCTCTACTTCGTGATGATCAGGTTATTATTATGAGTGGAGGAAGCACTAATTTGGTTTTTGCAAAGTTAATTCCGGCCGATTTAAAAGCGACAATTTATACTTACAGTCTTCCTATAGCAATGCAATTGTCACAACATCCTAATATTGATTTGATCTTTATTGGAGGGAAAATGCAGAAAAATGCAATGGTAACAATTGGCATGGATGTAATTCAGGTAGTGTCAAAAATTAAAGCTGATATTTGTTTTATAGGTGCCAGCAGTATTAATGTAAAACAAGGATTGACAGAGATTGGCTATGAAATCTCAATTGTAAAAAAAGCCATGATAGAAGCTTCTGATAGAGTAGTTTCTATGTTTTCTTCTGATAAATTGAATACCAAAATGCCTCATGTAGTTTGCGATTTAAAACAATTGGATACCATTGTGACTAATCTTGATCCCGAAGACGCCAGTCTTGAAGAATATAGAAAATCGGGGGTTTTTATATTATAAGAAGGAGTATTATATAATTATTTCTGCATGTTTTTGCGTTATTTGTGTTTTATTTTGTTAAATAATGCAAAATAATGTATTCTGTTTGTTTTTTGTATATATTTGTTAAAACTATTTTCTAACAAAACCAATATGATATGAAAAACTATTCCTCTACTCCAAATAGACTTCAAAAAAGTGAGGAAGCTTTATTTCGAAATAAGTGTAATTTAAAAGTACTTTATACCTTATTCTTAATTTTTTTGTTTTTTTCTGCAAAAGCGGCGACAGTTGATACCATTCAGGTTTTCAGTCCTTCAATGAATAAGAATATTAAAAGCTGTGTTATAGTTCCAGATAGTTATAAAAAAAACGATAAAAAATTCCCTGTAGTTTATCTGCTTCACGGATATAGTGGAAATTATGGTTCTTGGGCAAAAGATTTCAAAGAGCTTAAAAGTCAGGCGGATCAATATAATTTTATTGTAGTGGGTGTAGACGGGAATTACTCAAGCTGGTATTTTGACAGTCCAATCGATCCTAATTTTAAGTATGAAACTTATGTTATAAAAGAATTAGTGCCTTATATAGACAAAAAATACAAGACTCTTGCCAATCGTGAAAATAGAGCAATTTCAGGTTTAAGCATGGGCGGACATGGTGCTTTGTATTTGTCTTTCAAACATCAGGATGTATTTGGTGCGGCAGGAAGTATGAGTGGCGGAGTAGATTTTAGACCATTTCCTGATAACTGGGATATTAAAAAACGTCTTGGCACTATCACGGAGTTTCCTGAGAATTGGGATAAAAATACCGTTACCAATATGCTTGATTTGGTAAAAGAAAATAATTTAAAGTTGATTATAGATTGTGGGGTTGATGATTTTTTCATGGAAGTAAACAGACAGCTTCATGCTAAAATGCTAACCTTAAAAATAAATCACGATTACATAGAACGCCCCGGAAAACATGATCTTATGTATTGGGAAAACTCTTTAAAGTTTCAGTTGCTGTTCTTTAATAATTTTTTCAAAGACAATATAAAAAATTAGATAAGTAAGTGTGTATTGCGATTTTACCCATAAAAAAAGTAATGCATAAATTTTGGTTGGTTACCTAATCCTAACAGGTTTTCAAAACCTGTTAGGTATTTCTCAATAAATTAGAATAGCCAAAGATTAAAAGTATTTAAGATTTTTTTTGCATAAAACCGAGCGATAGTGAATTACTGAAGCAAATCCCCAAGAATTAAATCTGCTGAATCTGCAATCCCGATAGCTATCGGGAGCGTGAGAAAAAAGCACATAGACATATATCGTAGAGATGCACTGCAGTTCATCTAACACAATGTAATTACAACATAATTTAAATGAAGTTTTAATAAATAAAAAAACATCTATGAAAAATCTATTTTCAAGAATATTATTGCTTTTTATAATAGTTTCCGGTTTTTCTCAAAATCCAGAAAAATCAGAAAACATCAAATTTGTGCAATTGACCGATCTGCATGTTTCAGTAGGAAATGATAATGATTTTTTACTTCAGAATATCGTAAAAGAAATCAATAATTCTGATTTTGAATTTGCAATTGTAACGGGAGATTTAACAAATCGTGGTGCAGATGATGAATTAAAACAAGTTCATTCCATACTTTCTCAGCTCAAAATACCTTATTATGTAATTTCAGGAAACCATGAAACGAACTGGAGTGAAAGCGCTGGATTAACTTATAAAAAAATATTTGGCGAGGATCGGTTTGTGTTTTCAAAAGGAGATTATGTTTTCATCGGATTTCCATGCGGGCCTTACATGAAAATGGGCGACGGATTTGTGAAACACGAAGATGTGCTTTGGCTGGATAAAACCTTAAAAGAAAATCTTAAAAACAGCACTAAAAAAGTGCTGAATTTTGCTCATTATCCGTTAGATAACAGCGTCAGCAATTACAAAGAAGTACTTTCGGTTTTAGCAAAATATCCAACTGTTGCGACTTTTTGCGGTCATGGACATACCTTAAGGAAATATGATTTCTCTGGTTTGAGCGGTATAATGGGAACTTCTATCACTTCGCTTGACGGCAAAACAAAAAGTTATAATCAGGTAATTATCAGCAAAGACAGTATCAGTATCTATCAAAAGGAAATAGATAAACCAGAAGTTTTTAGATTTTCGGTTCCGTCAAAACCTTCTAAAATTGCAATCCCGAAAGATAGTTTAGCAATGCAATCTCCTTTTATAAAAGATATTGCTTCTATTTACAGTCTTCCGGCATTTGATAAAAAGAACCTTTATTTTACGAATTCTATTGGAGAAATAAAATCGGTAAATTTGAAAAACAAAAGTGTCAACTGGAAAACCGAAACTGGCAATTCGATTTATTTTTCGCCCATCATTGTAAAAAATAATTTAGTTATTGGTACTATTGAAGGAAATCTGAAAGGTTTTGATACACAATCGGGAAAAGAAAGATGGACAATTCCGGTTGGTGGTGTCTTGGTAGGTTCGCCAATTGCAGAAAACAATAAAATTTATACAGCGAGTTCAACAGCGTTTATTTGTGTAGATGCTGTAACTGGTAAAGTAATCTGGCAGAATAATTTGCCAGCATCTTATTCGCAAGGAGTACCTTTAATACAAGGCGATAAAATAATTTTTGGAGTTTGGGATTCGTACGTGTATTGCCTGGACAAAAACACTGGAAAACTAATCTGGAAATGGAATAATGGTAATGATAAGCAGATTCTGTATTCGGCTGGAAATGTCAATATGGTTGCAACAAAAAGTCGACTTTATTTTGTTACGCCACAGCGTTTCTTAACTATATTAGATCTTGAAACGGGTAAAACACTTTTGAGAACTCAGAAATGGAAAATTAGAGAGTCAATGGGTAAAAGCCAGGATGGGAAATGGTTTTACGGCAAAACAATGGATGGAGAACTGGTAAGAGTACCATTGAACGATAATCTTGAATTAACAGAAGAAAATGTAATTGCACAAAGTAAAGTTCTGGATCTAAAATTAGGATATGAGCACAATCCTGCAGGAATAGTAGAAAATAAAAATAAAATTTATATTGGAAGCCGAAAAGGAGAAGTGATAATCGTCGATGCAGCCAAATTTGAAATCATCAAACAAATTAATCTGGGAAGTTCAAGTGTAAACGGATTTACAGTTGATAATAAAGGACAAGTTTGGGCATCGCTAATTGAAGGCGGAATCTTTTTGTTGGAATAATTTTTTAAGAGTTTTTTTCTAGTCGACAAATTTTCTCGCAAAGTCGCAGAGTCGCAAAGTTTTTTTTCTTTCATTAGCTTTAAGTAATACTTTGCGACTCTGCGACTTTGCGAGATTAAAAAGAAAACTTAGCGAACCTTGCGTAAAACTTAGCGAACTTAGCGGTTAAATTGTTAAACAACAACTAGCTAATCAAAATATAAACTTATGAAAAACCTAAAGTTCATAATCCTGATATTGCTCTTTCAAGCAAAACTTTTCAGTCAGGAATCTCCTAAAAGAGAAATGCGTGCAGCGTGGATTTCTACCGTAGACAATATCGACTGGCCATCAAAACCTGGATTGTCTGATAAACAGATGAAAGCTGAAATGATTTCTATTTTAGATAATTTACGATCTAATAATTTAAACACCGTAATTTTTCAAATCCGCCCAACGGCTGATGCATATTACAAATCAACAAAAGAACCAGCTTCGCATTGGATAACCGGAACTCAAGGTGTTTCTCCTGGATTTGATCCGTTGCAAATGATGATTGATGAAGCTGGAAAAAGAGGAATGAATGTTCACGTTTGGCTGAATCCGTATCGTGTACAAAAAGACACTGTAAAAGATGTATTGACTAAATCTCATTTATATTTTAAGAAACCAGAACTATTTTTAACCTATGGGAAATCAAGATATTTTAATCCGGGTTACAAAGAAACCAGAGATTTTGTGGCTTCTGTAGTAGGCGAGATTGTTCGAAATTATGATATTCAGGCTGTTCATATGGATGATTATTTTTATCCATATAAAATAGAAGGACAAGAATTTCCAGATGAAAAAGCTTTCGCTAAAGAACCTCGTCAGTTTAAAGACAAAGACGATTGGCGAAGAGATAATGTTGATTTAATCATCAAGCAAATCAGAGATACTATTATTGCCAATAAACCAGAAGTTGAATTTGGAATTTCGCCTTTCGGTGTATGGCGTAATATTGCGAAAGATTCTCAAGGTTCTAATACCAAGGCAGGAGCGACTAATTATGACGATTTATATGCCGACATTTTAAAATGGCAGAAAGAAAACTGGATCGATTATGTAACACCGCAGTTGTACTGGCATATTGGTTTCGACAGGGCTAATTTTGAAGTTTTGGCAAAATGGTGGGCAGAACATAAATATGGTGCAAACGTTTATGTTGGTCATGGCGATTATAAGATTTCAAATACCGCAAAAGAGCCAGAATGGAGAAGTCCAGATCAAATTGTAAAGCAGATAGAGATGATTCGCAAAATGCCGTTAATAGACGGTTCGATGCATTTTACAGCAAATTCATTTTTCAAAAAAGGCGATACGTTAAGAAATGCTCTTGTTGAAAAACCATATAAATACATTGCCCTAACTCCTGAAGCAAACAGAATTACAAGAATAAAACCAAATGCGCCAACCAATGCGGTAATTGCTAAAAAAGGCGATACAGCAGTTTTAAGCTGGAAAGCCGAAATGCACGATAAGAAATATGTAATTTATAGATTTCCAAAAGGGAAAATTACAGATTTCTCCAATTCGGCAAATATTTATTACGTGACTGCGCTTACAAAATTGGAAGTTCCAAATCCTGATTTAGAGAATTATGTTTATGCTGTTTCAGCTTTAAGTCAGACACAGACAGAAAGTATTCCAGTAGAATTTACAACAAAATAAAAATGTAATAATGGAAA
This portion of the Flavobacterium panacagri genome encodes:
- a CDS encoding DeoR/GlpR family DNA-binding transcription regulator: MLKAERHKYIMTKLVEEQKVVTTDLALALDLSEDTIRRDLNELDSKKLLEKVYGGAVQVTEKSADVFNITISDEEEKIKIVTKALSLLRDDQVIIMSGGSTNLVFAKLIPADLKATIYTYSLPIAMQLSQHPNIDLIFIGGKMQKNAMVTIGMDVIQVVSKIKADICFIGASSINVKQGLTEIGYEISIVKKAMIEASDRVVSMFSSDKLNTKMPHVVCDLKQLDTIVTNLDPEDASLEEYRKSGVFIL
- a CDS encoding alpha/beta hydrolase; translated protein: MKNYSSTPNRLQKSEEALFRNKCNLKVLYTLFLIFLFFSAKAATVDTIQVFSPSMNKNIKSCVIVPDSYKKNDKKFPVVYLLHGYSGNYGSWAKDFKELKSQADQYNFIVVGVDGNYSSWYFDSPIDPNFKYETYVIKELVPYIDKKYKTLANRENRAISGLSMGGHGALYLSFKHQDVFGAAGSMSGGVDFRPFPDNWDIKKRLGTITEFPENWDKNTVTNMLDLVKENNLKLIIDCGVDDFFMEVNRQLHAKMLTLKINHDYIERPGKHDLMYWENSLKFQLLFFNNFFKDNIKN
- a CDS encoding PQQ-binding-like beta-propeller repeat protein, coding for MKNLFSRILLLFIIVSGFSQNPEKSENIKFVQLTDLHVSVGNDNDFLLQNIVKEINNSDFEFAIVTGDLTNRGADDELKQVHSILSQLKIPYYVISGNHETNWSESAGLTYKKIFGEDRFVFSKGDYVFIGFPCGPYMKMGDGFVKHEDVLWLDKTLKENLKNSTKKVLNFAHYPLDNSVSNYKEVLSVLAKYPTVATFCGHGHTLRKYDFSGLSGIMGTSITSLDGKTKSYNQVIISKDSISIYQKEIDKPEVFRFSVPSKPSKIAIPKDSLAMQSPFIKDIASIYSLPAFDKKNLYFTNSIGEIKSVNLKNKSVNWKTETGNSIYFSPIIVKNNLVIGTIEGNLKGFDTQSGKERWTIPVGGVLVGSPIAENNKIYTASSTAFICVDAVTGKVIWQNNLPASYSQGVPLIQGDKIIFGVWDSYVYCLDKNTGKLIWKWNNGNDKQILYSAGNVNMVATKSRLYFVTPQRFLTILDLETGKTLLRTQKWKIRESMGKSQDGKWFYGKTMDGELVRVPLNDNLELTEENVIAQSKVLDLKLGYEHNPAGIVENKNKIYIGSRKGEVIIVDAAKFEIIKQINLGSSSVNGFTVDNKGQVWASLIEGGIFLLE
- a CDS encoding glycoside hydrolase family 10 protein; the encoded protein is MKNLKFIILILLFQAKLFSQESPKREMRAAWISTVDNIDWPSKPGLSDKQMKAEMISILDNLRSNNLNTVIFQIRPTADAYYKSTKEPASHWITGTQGVSPGFDPLQMMIDEAGKRGMNVHVWLNPYRVQKDTVKDVLTKSHLYFKKPELFLTYGKSRYFNPGYKETRDFVASVVGEIVRNYDIQAVHMDDYFYPYKIEGQEFPDEKAFAKEPRQFKDKDDWRRDNVDLIIKQIRDTIIANKPEVEFGISPFGVWRNIAKDSQGSNTKAGATNYDDLYADILKWQKENWIDYVTPQLYWHIGFDRANFEVLAKWWAEHKYGANVYVGHGDYKISNTAKEPEWRSPDQIVKQIEMIRKMPLIDGSMHFTANSFFKKGDTLRNALVEKPYKYIALTPEANRITRIKPNAPTNAVIAKKGDTAVLSWKAEMHDKKYVIYRFPKGKITDFSNSANIYYVTALTKLEVPNPDLENYVYAVSALSQTQTESIPVEFTTK